From the Montipora capricornis isolate CH-2021 chromosome 2, ASM3666992v2, whole genome shotgun sequence genome, one window contains:
- the LOC138034580 gene encoding uncharacterized protein, which produces MGRFLSSIDWPSLFTSFESCEDMLSMFCETIHAGIDLLIPVKKVRDCSSPWMTQHLKSLILKRQKAFHNKGPKSLQYKLYRNVVNRERKVCKANFYKLKVENMKEKNPRVWWKEAKRLCGAQQHSSDLISQIHAHDVQELSPNDLANAINDAFLEPLQEYRLYQPLTRLPTDEISSKFPHTSELRIHKLLSKLNPSKASGPDDIPNWLLREYADLFAYPVSKIISASFVEQRLPHMWKLANVSPLQKKKPVNDLKKDLRPISLTSCLSKVAEDCIVAVKPAVLKVLDPNQYGAIPKSSTTQALIDMVHNWAKGTDGKGRNS; this is translated from the coding sequence ATGGGAAGATTCTTAAGCAGTATAGATTGGCCTAGTCTGTTTACCTCCTTTGAAAGCTGCGAAGACATGCTAAGCATGTTCTGTGAAACAATCCACGCGGGTATTGACCTTCTCATACCAGTCAAGAAAGTTCGCGATTGTTCATCCCCGTGGATGACACAGCATTTAAAATCACTAATTCTGAAAAGACAAAAAGCTTTCCATAATAAGGGCCCCAAATCACTGCAATACAAGCTGTACAGGAATGTTGTAAACCGCGAGAGGAAAGTATGTAAAGCAAATTTCTACAAGCTTAAAGTTGAGAATATGAAGGAGAAAAACCCAAGGgtgtggtggaaagaagctAAAAGACTATGCGGAGCCCAGCAACATTCAAGCGATCTGATAAGTCAAATTCATGCTCATGATGTTCAAGAACTTTCTCCAAATGACCTGGCGAACGCAATCAACGATGCCTTTTTAGAACCCCTACAAGAGTATCGTCTGTACCAGCCGCTGACTCGTCTACCCACTGACGAAATTTCATCGAAATTCCCTCATACATCGGAGCTCCGTATACACAAGTTGTTGTCGAAACTCAATCCATCAAAGGCAAGCGGTCCTGATGATATACCTAATTGGTTACTACGTGAATACGCTGACCTCTTCGCTTATCCAGTTAGTAAGATAATAAGTGCCTCTTTCGTTGAACAACGTCTACCTCACATGTGGAAACTTGCCAATGTGTCACCATTACAGAAGAAGAAACCAGTAAATGACTTAAAGAAAGATCTAAGACCCATCTCTTTAACTTCATGTCTATCGAAAGTTGCTGAAGATTGTATCGTGGCCGTGAAGCCGGCTGTCTTAAAAGTTCTCGATCCAAATCAATATGGTGCTATTCCTAAGTCATCAACAACTCAAGCTTTAATAGACATGGTACACAACTGGGCGAAAGGAACTGATGGAAAAGGTCGCAACAGCTAG